The genomic window AAACGGAAAGAAATTAATAcctattacaaaaacaaatttgtaAGATCGTTCATGCATGAGCCTCTGATGGAATAGTTCACTTTTCTTCTTCTCAAGGTGATAGAAAAACACAAGTCCGTTTTTCAACTCGTCCATTTTATCCACAAGTGTTCTGATCAGTAATTCTCAGAGATAGAGGGAATAGCTTATATTCTCTGGATCTTATCAGCCACCACTACAGGGTTCTCCTTGCGGATCTTAGCAGCAGCTTCTGACTTGTAATCATATGTGCAATTGTGCTTGTCTGAGTACCGGTGAATTCCACAGAACAGATTACCACATCGACAGTCAAAACCTGTAAAACAACAGAGAAGTTAAGACTCGCACTCTAGCATACTCAGACACAAATATATCACAGAATGACCAGTGTATGATAATACATCAATCTCACCTGTTAGGCCGACTCTCTTACGGCAGGTAAAGCATCTATTTTTCTTGGGTTTGGAGGAATCTGGGCTcttgccctcatcactgccatggGCAACAGGAACAAGGGAGTAGGACGAGGTGGGCTGTGTTACAACTGTGAGAAATAGAgagaaatttgttttttttcaaatacACAACTGTCTGCACAATGGTATGTGTAAGTGCTTTAGCATTTGAAAGAGTGGGGTTGCTTGGAGGATTCTGGAAGCAGTTTGAGGCAGACTGATTTTAGGGGTTTAAAGCAAAATGAGTATAGTCGCAATTTTACAGGGCTGTTCCCAATATAAGACCCTgttcaagttggaccctgttgaccCTCGAAttctctttgtgcatgtgtgGTTAAAGTGCAAGTACATATGCATTTCTTTGGAGAAAATATAGTTAACTCAACTTATTTATGCTATACAAACACCAAGTTAATAGAACTTTGTTACATTAAGATTGTAATCGTTTCAGAGACGCCACTACTCAGTTCAATTAAGGGAACGAAtttactcaatcaaatgagtAGAGTCAACTAATTAGGGTTTTCGGTGTACCTTAAATGAAATTCTAcataaaatgctaattattttttTAGAGGAACACATACTGTACCAAGTCCCTTATAATTATAGAATCAAGACATAACATTAGTGTGTTGTATGTTCAGAGGAAATGTGTTTGTTCCTGTAGAACTTGCTACCTCCCACCAGTAAACACATAGACTGTGGTTTTAATTATCCTGCTCCTTTCAAACAGTTGACAGTAAAATAactccaaaaataaaaactaaacaaaaacacaacaacaacaaaaaaaaaacactatgtaTTTAAcctttatattttaaacaatgtacAGCATacgaattatattttttttaattaatgacttcagaaaataaaaaaaaatgtgccttttctATCTGACTAATTGATTCAAACAAATAACCATATATTAATCAATTATCGAAATAATAGTTATTTTTAGCCCTAGTTCAGAAATTGTATAATGTAATTCTgaattatgttgatataggaattACATTTGCACATTCAGCGGACACTTTTTTCgtatctaaagtgacttacagagcattcAAAGTATATATTATATCAGTATGGTGTTCTCTTGTAATCAAACTCATGACTCTGGCATTACTAGTGACATTCTCTACCAGATTACTAGTTACCTGGTTCAACAGCCTCAGCTTTCGGAGACAGAGCCTTCTCCTCTCTAGAAATACTCATTTCTGTCATTTGTTGCGTTACTGGTAAGGAAGTTGAAGAAATACTTCTGAGAAAACAAAACAGGTAGGGTGTCAGCCAAAGAAACACACACTGGCCTTCCTTAAAACAAAGGAGACTACTCAAACTTCATGCACCTGACAATAAAATTCATTCCATTTAATTCTGGGGTGCCACAACAAACACATGGTCATCAAGTACTCACTCTCTCATGCTATCTGTGGTGGGTGTAGGTGAGGGTTCTGCTTTGTTTATGCTGGCTTCTAGTCTCTGTATAGCTGAGGCCTCTGCTGAAGGGCTGCCAGCTGGTCCAAAAGAACACAAAGAAACAAGTACAAACAGTGCACAGGTGCAGCTGTGCTGCAGTATACAAAGACCCATAAAACTAAACAATGCTGACCACAAAACAAGTAGGAAACAATGATTTTTTTAGGGACCATGATTAAAATGATCCAGCCTTGTCTTTATAGATATCAAGAAAACCTTTAACCTCTAAAACAACTCTGAAATCTCTAAATAGCATGATATTACTGTAGGTATGACAAGCCTTATAAGTCAAACCCACAGTTTGTTATTGCTGTAGCTACTACTAGTGTCACCATCTAAAAGTGGTATGAATAAGAGCCCTTTTGCCATAGCATAACCATATTGTTTGTGTGATTAGTAACCACAGAGAGCTCTAGgttaaacaaacaagttaatcTTTCAGTTCGACTTACCCAGAGGGCTCATGGGACTACGATCACTGCTCTGCTGTCTGTTCAGGTGCTCCTTATAGCACACCGAGCACATGCCATTAGTCCTAGGGTTGCCATAGAAACCACAGCCTGTGGTACACAGCATAGGCACGGGGCTCTGGTTCGTCTCTTGGGCCATCGCTGATATATCACAAAGAATTGGATTTGGTTAACACTGACAGCATTGTTGTGGCTCATTTGTGTATGCACAAGCAGAGTAGAGGAGATCATTGTTTTAAACTTGCAGAGTCTCAAAGCATGGCTACACCGAAACTATCCTTATAATTAAAAGTCAAAAAGAAGATACAGCCTCAACCACCCTCATCAGGCGAGTGTAATTACAATGAAGTCAACTGACTGACTGAACTGCTATCGAGTTCTGCTGAATCTATTCATATCCACATCCAAATTTAACTGAATTGGCTTCCATTTCATCTGTCTGGATATCACCTGACTACATGGcacaaatgaaattaaatgatatatattaaatatatatatagccttcacttaatttgatttcaatataaaaacaacacaaCCAAGCACTCCCACTTAACTATAACTAACAAATCAGGTGGGGGTATCAGACGTAATTTCAAGTGAGATGTTTCCAGTAGCTAAAACAACTTAAACCAGCCAAAGCTGTTTGGATGGTCTTAATTTGTTTAAGATGGTCACCCAGTCTAGCAAAGCTGGTGCTTAGCTTTTTATTTATTAGCTTCTTTAGAAGGctagctggtctcctagcctgaaATTCGCCCCCCAAAAagctctaaaaccagccaactgacCAGCCAACTTAGGttggttttgtctgtttttgttttttcagcagggaactTTTTATTCatcatacactgaaaaaaaaagatgttagaTTGACTTAAAATACATGTCACATTTTTTGCAACAcactttttaagtaaattcaacgTATGGCCATTTTATGTCAGCATAAACCTTTGTTAGAAATACAGGAAATGGAtcagttcattcaactttattttCTTATAAAAGGTTTGTCACACGATTACGATTTAATAAACCAATTGCACTTTTCAAAATTAATTAATTGGCTCAAAAGTCAACCATTAAGCAACCTATTTCCCAAAGAAGTGTAGATAAAGCTGCATTTCAGCTACACACATTCCCATGTGCAATATTAATatgttataattaatattttgtgttgaaCACATTAATGCAAATTAAGTGAAGCTAAAAAAAGATTATAAATATGTACGTTTCTGAGTAGAAGCTATTTATTTTCTTACTTTATGGTTGTTGAgtcaacaattattattatttttttttttcagtgtatgatCCCAGGtttaaggagaaaaaaaaacagtttttctgGATTGTGTCTGATAATTCACGTTTTCACATAAACCAGCTGACAAACACATACGGATCAATAGCcacattacacattaattaagACACATTAACAGTCATGTGCTAGTCAGTGCTGGCGGTTAACAGCCATGAAACGTGACTTTCAACCAGCATTCAACAGAGCAGTCTACATGACGGGAAAAAATAGGTTGAGTGACTGTTTCTCAAAACCTGGTGAGCTGTCCACCTAGACAACATTTTTAGGCATCATAAGCACACGACCATGATTCCCAAAAATACTGTCTACCACAGGTAGGGCAATAAACCTATCTCTGCCGAATCTCACAAACTAACCTGGTTTCGTTTTTAGAGGACATAATGCACCAAAAcggtaaataaaataagatttaaaaCATCATGACTCATCCAAACGCAAACGTCGAGATTTTATAGCACAAGAGCAGCGATGGCTTTGTTTAATCTTCATTCTTTGTCCATTTGCCCCAGGATTTCCTTTCCAGACagacaatctgtcctttgaacaAGCCCGAAACAAAAAGCCAACTAGCTTAGCCAGCTATTTGTTCGTCTGAGTTGCCAgccagtgtgataaaatcgtgaAAATGAGAATAACTAAAAAGCATTTCCTTGAATTAAAACGGCACGGATCGAACAATAAACAACCAGCAGCATAATACAAAATACTCCCATTGGATGTCTgtttcaaaaatgaaattaaaaacgatgtaaagaaaaatatataacctCTTATAGGTAAAGCGACTTTTAATCGATGATAAAATGAGAAAGAGTCGGCGTCGTCCGTGTGTGTTGTGTGCCTTGGCGAGGCACGTTCTGAGGCTTGTGATGTTCATGAAGGTTCTGCTGACAACTTGGGCCactttgggtttttttttttatgttttttttgtatttattattgaaCCATCCGTCGATCAATGCTCAACTTTAACGTCTAAACCGTCGAATAACCCTCATACCAAGAAGGTTAGAGATCCAAGCGAACGCTTTAACCGGGTGTAATACACATCCTGAATCGGTAATCGTTCCCTTTTTTCGGGGTCAGTAGTCTTTCCATGATCACAGCGTCAAAGATCTCGAGATAATCGTCCGGAAAATTTGAAATAAAACGTTCGTGTAAACGCTTACCTTTCAAAATATAAACGAGCGATTAATGTAGGTTAAAGGACAGGAACTCTTTTGATTAGGAGTTTGTCTTCCTTCCGAGGCTTTGTGTCCGTGATGTAAATAAGTAAATTCCTCTCCCGTCCTTTTCCGAgcgctcgctctctctttctctctctcttcgttCACTCTGTTTGTTTCCTTCTTTAGTAAGGGGAGTGGCCGATTGCGTCGTTGCAGAGAGACAGGTCTTCATTGGTCATTCGTCGCTATGGGGTGGGGCGTGTTGGTCAAAGATGGCACAATCCTCTTTAGGTTTGCCCCGGGTTTGCTACCTACACTGATGACGAAATCAGCCCCTCCTGATGCTTCCCAGTCTTCCAAGactaacaaaaacaaatctttgCAATCTAGACTTGTTCCTAATTACTAATTCAGCTTTACATCATGTTAAGGAAATTGCTCATAGTTATGCCCCATTAACCGACCATAAACTTATCTCTTTAACTCTTACAGGCTCAGAAAGGATTTCTAGCCTTAGAGGGTACTGGAAATTTAATAATAATCTTCTTAAAGATGATAactttaatgcttgtattaaaaATATTGCCAAAGATCGTTTTGAAGGATTAAACGaaggatttaaaaataaatgggagtttttttttaaatataatgtcaGAAAGATTGCAGTTAAACagtaaagaattaaaaaaaaaaaaataaacaaacaaaaggaaaTAGAATTACTTGATAATTTAGGTATATTGGAACAGAAAAAAATTCTAACTAAAGAAGATGAAGTTGAATTAGCTAAAATTCAATCTCAACTAGATCTGATCTACCTTAAGGTGCCTTTATTCGTTCAAGGGCAAAATGGCTAGAAGAGGGTGAAAAAAATACCAGCTATTTTTTTGCTCTAGAGAAaagaaatcttaaaataaatactttatCAGCTCTTAATATTAATGGAAGCTCTTGTACAGACCCTAAACAAATATCTGATTCAGTCTTTTCTTTATATAACTCAAATTTGATCTGCTTAATtgtaaaaaaatcattaaaataattcatCAGAACATTCCTACTATTGATAAAGAACTTCATGATTTATGTGATTCAAACATAACTCGTCTTGAGGTTAAAGATGccctttttaaaatgaaaaaaaaaggaaagcacCTGGTATAGATGGGCTGACAGtagaattttatttacattttggggaACAAATTGAAAACCCTCTTTATAATATGTAAATTGAATGTATTAATAGTGGCGAAATGTCTGCTATCATGAAACAGGGAGTTATTTCGTTAATTGCCAAACCTGATAAAGACCCACATCTTTTAGTAAATTGGAGACCGATCTCCCTTCTTACAGTTGATTATAAATTAATTACTTCGGTATTTGCTAACAGATTACAGAAAgggttaaataaaataatcagtGAATATCAAACAGGCTTTCTAAAAACTAATAATATTAGACTAGTGCTTGACCTTTTGGACTATGCTGATAGTGTAGAAATGGTGCTATCATTCttttttttggatttttttaaggCATTCGACACCGTTGAAcacaaatttttgtttaaaactaTAGAACTTTTTGGCTTTGGGAACAATTTTCTAAATATTGTTAAGATGTTCTACACTGATATCACTAGCTCTGTGATTCTTAATACCTCCACTACTAAAAGATTCAATATTAATCGCGGCGTACGTCAAGGTTGCCCAATCTCCcctttcttatttttattagtaGTTGAATTATTATCAATCGGTATTGTCAATAATGATGAAATCTTAAAATTTTTGATAAGGTACTTAAGATATCCCAATTGGCAGATGACTCTACTTTGTTTTTAAAGAACGTGTCCTTTATTCCTCATGCTATTTCCTTCATCAATCATTTTTTCAAGGGCTTCTGGTTTAACGTTAAATTTATCTAAATGT from Xyrauchen texanus isolate HMW12.3.18 chromosome 3, RBS_HiC_50CHRs, whole genome shotgun sequence includes these protein-coding regions:
- the zfand5a gene encoding AN1-type zinc finger protein 5a — its product is MAQETNQSPVPMLCTTGCGFYGNPRTNGMCSVCYKEHLNRQQSSDRSPMSPLAGSPSAEASAIQRLEASINKAEPSPTPTTDSMRESISSTSLPVTQQMTEMSISREEKALSPKAEAVEPVVTQPTSSYSLVPVAHGSDEGKSPDSSKPKKNRCFTCRKRVGLTGFDCRCGNLFCGIHRYSDKHNCTYDYKSEAAAKIRKENPVVVADKIQRI